The genomic DNA CGATGCTGCTATAACAGTAAGAAATTGACCATATCCATTTGTTCCTTCTTTGGAAGAGAAACTGCTTGTCCATTTAGGCAGGAACTTCTAGTTCTCGGAGGTAGAGTAGAATAGGCAACAGTTTGCTTGTCCTGGATCTTATGAGGTTGGCCTTGGATGGGTTAAATTTGTCGCGCTTTCCAAATCGGAGCCCAAATGGGTTGAAGTTGAATTTGCTGGTCCGAGTTAAACGATGTTTGCAGATCATTTGTCGCTGGTCTTCATCACCCTCTTTCAAAAGGTAACAAATGTTAGCATCTTCAGGTAAATTCGGACTGACAGCCTTGCTTCTCATCACCACAGAGTGCCCCTCTTGTACCTTAGCAGGTGTATGTCCTGAGAAAAGAGAGAGCATCAAATTATAAAATCGAATTTTCTTAGCTTATTACTTTATGATATTGAAAAGTTTGCCTCAGGACATTATGAGAAGAAAATGACCTATAAGATGTCAATATATTAAATTAACCAATTACCTGGGATATCCGTCCTCCCAAATCCATGCATTGGAGTCCCCAATGTTCCATACTGGCGAATTATCGCACAAACCAGGAAAAATGCCAGCATTCTCATTCTGTCAAAATCCAGTGATCACACTTCGCATCCAACCAATGCAGCAAGAAACTATATGTGGTCATCTACACTTGGCTGTCTTTCTTTGATGCATGACGTGTATTCTCTGCCTTTTTATATTTCCGTCTGTATGCCCCGGATTGTTAGGAGCTAGATGACAGCGGATGAGTCGCTGTCCACTGCTCTTAGTGGTGCTGAAATGAAT from Coregonus clupeaformis isolate EN_2021a unplaced genomic scaffold, ASM2061545v1 scaf0013, whole genome shotgun sequence includes the following:
- the kiss2 gene encoding kisspeptin 2; translated protein: MRMLAFFLVCAIIRQYGTLGTPMHGFGRTDIPGHTPAKVQEGHSVVMRSKAVSPNLPEDANICYLLKEGDEDQRQMICKHRLTRTSKFNFNPFGLRFGKRDKFNPSKANLIRSRTSKLLPILLYLRELEVPA